A part of Magnetospirillum sp. ME-1 genomic DNA contains:
- a CDS encoding Dyp-type peroxidase, translating into MTKPQSAICADGGDFGLFLTLVLADGDMGPVRRVLAALPDMTEAVAEQAGEPALVSSVAIGASCWTRLTGRECPEGLVPFAPLAEGARKAPATPADLFVHIHSPRHDANLMLARRVMAALGSHVRLAEEVMGFRHMGKRDLTGFVDGTENPEGDERAEVALVADGPHAGGSFVSLQRYVHDLARWEALSTPDQEAAVGRTKEGDEELADAVKPPFAHIVRVVIEEDGEELEVLRHSMPYGSTSENGLYFVAYCASPAPFRKMLERMVLSAGDGLHDRLLDFTRAVTGASFFAPSADFLESLA; encoded by the coding sequence ATGACCAAGCCCCAATCGGCCATCTGCGCGGACGGTGGTGATTTCGGCCTGTTCCTCACCCTTGTTCTGGCTGACGGCGACATGGGCCCGGTGCGGCGCGTGCTCGCCGCCCTGCCCGACATGACCGAGGCCGTGGCCGAGCAGGCGGGCGAGCCCGCCTTGGTCAGTTCGGTGGCAATCGGCGCGTCCTGCTGGACTCGACTGACCGGTCGGGAATGCCCGGAGGGGCTGGTTCCCTTCGCGCCCCTGGCCGAGGGCGCCCGCAAGGCGCCGGCCACCCCCGCCGACCTGTTCGTGCACATCCACTCGCCCCGCCACGACGCCAACCTGATGCTGGCGCGGCGGGTGATGGCGGCGCTGGGCTCCCATGTGCGGCTTGCCGAGGAGGTGATGGGCTTTCGCCACATGGGCAAGCGTGACCTGACCGGCTTCGTCGACGGCACCGAGAACCCGGAAGGCGACGAGCGGGCAGAGGTGGCGCTGGTGGCCGACGGCCCCCATGCCGGCGGCAGCTTCGTCTCGTTGCAGCGCTACGTCCATGACCTCGCCCGCTGGGAGGCCCTGTCCACTCCCGACCAGGAAGCGGCGGTGGGCCGCACCAAGGAAGGCGACGAGGAACTGGCCGATGCGGTGAAGCCGCCCTTCGCCCACATCGTCCGCGTGGTGATCGAGGAGGACGGCGAGGAGCTGGAGGTGCTGCGCCATTCCATGCCCTACGGAAGCACGTCGGAGAACGGCCTTTATTTCGTCGCCTACTGCGCCAGCCCGGCGCCGTTCCGCAAGATGCTGGAGCGCATGGTGCTGTCGGCCGGCGACGGTCTGCACGACCGTCTGCTGGACTTCACCCGGGCGGTGACCGGCGCGTCCTTCTTCGCGCCGTCCGCCGACTTCCTGGAATCCCTCGCCTGA
- a CDS encoding GxxExxY protein: MDAFISPRRHEGAKELEGDKEFDAASRRVIGLAIEVHRALGPGLLESAYEQCLAHELELNEIPFKRQVPVPVVYKGMKLDCAYRLDLVVADALVLEIKAVEKLLPVHGAQLLTYLKLTGIRAGLLLNFNSEVLRDGMKRVVL; encoded by the coding sequence GTGGACGCGTTCATTTCACCACGAAGGCACGAAGGCGCGAAGGAATTGGAAGGGGATAAGGAATTCGACGCCGCAAGCCGAAGGGTGATCGGGCTGGCGATCGAGGTTCACAGGGCTTTAGGCCCAGGACTTCTCGAATCGGCCTATGAGCAGTGTCTGGCTCATGAACTGGAGTTGAACGAGATCCCTTTCAAACGACAGGTACCTGTTCCGGTCGTCTACAAGGGAATGAAATTGGACTGCGCCTATAGGCTCGACCTCGTCGTTGCCGATGCGCTGGTCCTGGAAATCAAGGCGGTTGAGAAATTGCTGCCGGTACACGGCGCTCAATTGTTGACCTATCTGAAACTCACCGGCATCCGGGCCGGTCTTTTGCTGAACTTTAACAGCGAGGTGCTTCGAGATGGCATGAAACGGGTGGTGCTTTGA
- the carB gene encoding carbamoyl-phosphate synthase large subunit gives MPKRTDIKSILIIGAGPIVIGQACEFDYSGVQACKALKDEGYRVILVNSNPATIMTDPGLADATYIEPITPEIVAKIIERERPDALLPTMGGQTALNTAMKLADQGILEKFGVEMIAAKRDVIAKAEDRLLFRDAMDKIGLESPKSKVVKTLQEARDALDFVGLPAIIRPSFTLAGTGGGIAYNVAEYEHIVSGGLAASPVHEVLVEESVLGWKEYEMEVVRDRKDNCIIICSIENVDPMGVHTGDSITVAPALTLTDKEYQIMRNASLAVLREIGVDTGGSNVQFAVNPKDGRMTVIEMNPRVSRSSALASKATGFPIAKVAAKLAVGYTLDELTNDITGCTPASFEPTIDYVVTKIPRFTFEKFPGADPNLTTSMKSVGEAMAIGRTFQESLQKGLRSMETGLTGLDEVEIPGAGAGDMKDAVKSALAQPRHDRLLVIAQAFRLGLTIDEVHAACFYDKWFLAQIKGIIDAEAEVKAKGLPIDAPGLLRLKKMGFSDQRLSKLSGKTLTETAFRREVLNVKPVFKRIDTCAAEFPSSTAYMYSCYEGDGVNAPDCEAQPSDRDKVIILGGGPNRIGQGIEFDYCCVHAAYALDEAGKETIMVNCNPETVSTDYDTSDRLYFEPLTAETVIDLVRKEQSNGKVLGCIVQFGGQTPLKLAHALEQAGIPILGTSPDSIDLAEDRERFQKLLHDLGLKQPANGTARSLEEAIKVAETIGYPVVIRPSFVLGGRAMQIVYDHEALERYMHEAVKVSGDDPVLIDYYLKDAIEVDVDALCDGAQVYVAGIMQHIEEAGIHSGDSACSLPPYSLDKATIAELERQTAALAKALNVVGLMNCQYAIKDGDIYILEVNPRASRTVPFVAKATGVPIAKIAARVMAGETLASFGLTTRPELKHVAVKEAVFPFARFPGVDILLGPEMKSTGEVMGIDSDFARAFAKSQLGAGTNLPTEGGAFISVRDGDKPAMVEIARRLLDMGFKVMATDGTAFYLKDRGVVGVTIVNKVLEGRPHCVDAMMNGQVQLVVNTTEGSQAVKDSFSIRRTALTNNIPHYTTVAGARAAVEAIEAMRCGTLDVAPLQSYFKGSF, from the coding sequence ATGCCCAAACGTACAGATATCAAATCCATCCTCATCATCGGCGCCGGTCCGATCGTCATCGGGCAGGCCTGCGAGTTCGACTATTCCGGCGTGCAGGCGTGCAAGGCGCTCAAGGACGAGGGCTACCGGGTCATCCTGGTCAACTCCAACCCGGCGACCATCATGACCGACCCCGGTCTGGCCGACGCCACCTATATCGAGCCCATCACCCCCGAGATCGTCGCCAAGATCATCGAACGGGAGCGGCCCGACGCCCTGCTGCCCACCATGGGCGGCCAGACGGCGCTGAACACCGCCATGAAGCTGGCCGATCAGGGCATCCTCGAGAAGTTCGGCGTCGAGATGATCGCCGCCAAGCGCGACGTGATCGCCAAGGCCGAGGACCGCCTGCTGTTCCGCGACGCCATGGACAAGATCGGCCTGGAAAGCCCGAAGTCCAAGGTGGTCAAGACCCTGCAGGAGGCGCGCGACGCGCTCGACTTCGTCGGTCTGCCCGCCATCATCCGTCCCAGCTTCACCCTGGCCGGCACCGGCGGCGGCATCGCCTACAACGTGGCGGAGTACGAGCACATCGTCTCGGGCGGTCTGGCCGCTTCGCCGGTCCACGAGGTCCTGGTCGAGGAATCGGTGCTCGGCTGGAAGGAATACGAGATGGAGGTTGTCCGCGACCGCAAGGACAACTGCATCATCATCTGCTCCATCGAGAACGTCGATCCCATGGGCGTGCATACGGGCGATTCCATCACCGTCGCCCCGGCCCTGACGCTGACCGACAAGGAATACCAGATCATGCGCAACGCCAGCCTGGCGGTGCTGCGCGAGATCGGGGTGGATACCGGCGGCTCCAACGTACAGTTCGCGGTCAACCCCAAGGACGGCCGCATGACCGTCATCGAGATGAATCCGCGCGTGTCGCGCTCGTCCGCCCTGGCGTCCAAGGCCACGGGCTTTCCCATCGCCAAGGTGGCGGCCAAGCTGGCGGTGGGCTATACGCTGGACGAACTGACCAACGACATCACCGGCTGCACCCCGGCGTCGTTCGAGCCGACCATCGACTACGTGGTCACCAAGATTCCGCGCTTCACCTTCGAGAAGTTTCCCGGCGCCGATCCCAACCTCACCACCTCCATGAAGTCGGTGGGCGAGGCCATGGCCATCGGCCGCACCTTCCAGGAGAGCCTGCAGAAGGGTCTGCGGAGCATGGAAACCGGCCTGACCGGCCTGGACGAGGTGGAGATTCCCGGCGCCGGCGCCGGCGACATGAAGGACGCGGTGAAGTCCGCTTTGGCCCAGCCGCGCCATGACCGCCTGCTGGTCATCGCCCAGGCCTTCCGCTTAGGGCTCACCATCGACGAAGTCCACGCCGCCTGCTTCTACGACAAGTGGTTCCTGGCCCAGATCAAGGGTATCATCGACGCCGAGGCCGAGGTGAAGGCCAAGGGCCTGCCCATCGACGCGCCCGGCCTGCTTCGCCTCAAGAAGATGGGCTTTTCCGACCAGCGCCTGTCCAAGCTGTCGGGCAAGACGCTCACCGAGACCGCCTTCCGCCGCGAGGTGCTGAACGTCAAGCCGGTGTTCAAGCGCATCGACACCTGCGCCGCCGAGTTCCCGTCTTCGACCGCCTACATGTATTCGTGCTACGAGGGCGACGGCGTCAACGCGCCCGATTGCGAGGCTCAGCCGTCCGACCGCGACAAGGTGATCATCCTGGGCGGCGGTCCCAACCGCATCGGCCAGGGCATCGAGTTCGACTATTGCTGCGTCCATGCCGCCTACGCCCTCGACGAGGCCGGCAAGGAGACCATCATGGTCAACTGCAACCCGGAAACGGTGTCCACCGATTACGACACCTCGGACCGCCTGTATTTCGAGCCGCTGACCGCCGAGACGGTGATCGATCTGGTCCGCAAGGAGCAGTCCAACGGCAAGGTTCTGGGCTGCATCGTCCAGTTCGGCGGCCAGACGCCCTTGAAGCTGGCCCATGCGCTGGAGCAGGCCGGCATTCCCATTCTCGGCACCAGCCCGGATTCCATCGATCTGGCCGAGGACCGCGAGCGCTTTCAGAAGCTGCTCCACGATCTGGGCCTGAAGCAGCCGGCCAACGGCACGGCGCGGTCGCTGGAGGAAGCCATCAAGGTGGCCGAGACCATCGGCTATCCCGTGGTGATCCGCCCCAGCTTCGTGCTGGGCGGCCGCGCCATGCAGATCGTCTACGACCACGAGGCGCTGGAGCGCTACATGCACGAGGCGGTCAAGGTCTCGGGCGACGATCCGGTGCTGATCGACTATTACCTCAAGGACGCCATCGAGGTGGACGTCGACGCGCTGTGCGACGGTGCCCAAGTTTACGTCGCCGGCATCATGCAGCACATCGAGGAAGCGGGCATCCATTCGGGCGATTCCGCCTGCTCGCTGCCCCCCTATTCCCTGGACAAGGCCACCATCGCCGAGCTGGAGCGCCAGACGGCGGCCCTGGCCAAGGCCCTGAACGTGGTCGGCCTGATGAACTGCCAGTACGCCATCAAGGACGGCGACATCTACATCCTGGAGGTCAATCCGCGCGCATCCCGCACGGTGCCCTTCGTCGCCAAGGCCACCGGCGTGCCCATCGCCAAGATCGCGGCCCGCGTCATGGCCGGCGAGACCCTGGCCTCGTTCGGCCTCACCACCCGCCCGGAACTCAAGCATGTGGCGGTGAAGGAGGCAGTGTTCCCCTTCGCCCGCTTCCCCGGCGTCGACATCCTGCTGGGCCCGGAAATGAAGTCCACCGGCGAGGTGATGGGCATCGATTCCGACTTCGCGCGGGCCTTCGCCAAGAGCCAGCTGGGGGCCGGCACCAACCTGCCGACCGAGGGCGGGGCCTTCATCTCGGTGCGCGACGGCGACAAGCCGGCCATGGTCGAGATCGCCCGGCGTCTGCTGGACATGGGCTTCAAGGTGATGGCCACCGACGGCACCGCCTTCTACCTGAAGGACCGGGGCGTGGTCGGCGTCACCATCGTCAACAAGGTGCTGGAAGGCCGCCCCCACTGCGTCGATGCCATGATGAACGGCCAGGTGCAACTGGTGGTCAACACCACCGAGGGCAGCCAGGCGGTGAAGGACAGCTTCTCCATCCGCCGTACCGCTCTCACCAACAACATTCCCCACTACACCACGGTGGCGGGGGCGCGCGCCGCCGTCGAGGCCATCGAGGCTATGCGTTGCGGCACGCTTGATGTGGCGCCGCTGCAATCGTACTTTAAGGGGTCGTTCTAG
- a CDS encoding extracellular catalytic domain type 1 short-chain-length polyhydroxyalkanoate depolymerase, with translation MMSRLGALLAALVLWAVPACATEFQPVSGLFAGGGQLWWWNLAVKAYVPDAARGKPGPVVLLLHGCKQEGIPFATDSGWRDLAEKKGFALLVAEFTDSVSGAPGNNCLWWFDENERLPTEKNIIGRLYREVLAAREAFGIKGGDNFVVGLSAGGAMAQVLLAALPDDFAAGASMGGVPVGCARIGGVTGGSYFATPEVRRAFGCMEGPAEVRPEHWAGEIARLHGARHKWPRLAIWHGDADKTVACVNAVESAAQWAGLHGAALPPFTTCEQAPVNPLVSGPTWTAPGGAGGPAVELWLLRGFGHAAPVAPAAGCGREGAYVSDGGKCAASEIAGFFGL, from the coding sequence ATGATGTCGCGTCTGGGCGCCCTTCTGGCGGCCCTGGTCCTGTGGGCCGTCCCCGCTTGCGCCACTGAGTTCCAGCCCGTTTCCGGCCTGTTCGCCGGCGGCGGCCAGCTGTGGTGGTGGAACTTGGCAGTCAAGGCCTATGTCCCCGACGCCGCCAGGGGCAAGCCGGGACCGGTGGTCCTGCTGCTGCACGGCTGCAAGCAGGAGGGCATTCCTTTCGCCACCGACAGCGGCTGGCGCGATCTGGCCGAGAAGAAGGGCTTCGCCCTGCTGGTGGCCGAGTTCACCGATTCCGTTTCCGGCGCGCCGGGCAACAACTGCCTGTGGTGGTTCGACGAGAACGAGCGGCTGCCCACCGAAAAGAACATTATCGGCCGTTTGTACCGCGAGGTGTTGGCGGCGCGCGAAGCCTTCGGCATCAAGGGCGGCGATAATTTCGTGGTCGGCCTGTCGGCGGGCGGCGCCATGGCCCAGGTGCTGCTGGCGGCGCTTCCCGACGACTTCGCCGCCGGCGCTTCCATGGGGGGCGTGCCGGTGGGCTGCGCGCGCATCGGCGGGGTGACTGGTGGTTCGTACTTCGCCACGCCCGAGGTGCGGCGCGCCTTCGGCTGCATGGAAGGCCCCGCCGAGGTCAGGCCCGAGCACTGGGCCGGCGAGATCGCCCGGCTGCACGGGGCGCGGCACAAATGGCCGCGCCTGGCCATCTGGCACGGCGATGCCGACAAGACGGTCGCTTGCGTCAACGCGGTGGAGAGCGCCGCGCAATGGGCGGGGCTGCACGGTGCCGCCTTGCCGCCCTTCACCACCTGCGAGCAGGCCCCCGTCAATCCGCTGGTGTCCGGTCCCACCTGGACGGCGCCCGGCGGCGCGGGCGGGCCGGCGGTGGAGCTTTGGCTGCTGCGGGGCTTCGGCCACGCCGCGCCGGTGGCGCCCGCCGCGGGCTGCGGCCGCGAGGGGGCCTATGTGAGCGATGGGGGCAAGTGCGCGGCGTCCGAGATCGCCGGCTTTTTCGGCCTGTAG
- a CDS encoding sensor histidine kinase — translation MTMPNDVGRPLNLRASATVVVMGLLVALFIIATFSAMAWQRQRDLLHDRQSSNERLADTLAEHVDGIFGQSALVLSMMGERLEREHSASPHPAHDGTFRTFLAAVLKQAPMVAAARVITPDGAYLHSHPELPPQGVGVGDRDYVQAHLRGEVGLFVGKPIVSRVNGRLVLPVSLAQRNSQGRLDAILAVMIQLDDINALFESIRQKPNGTIALFGAEGTLLARGPMDNDLIGKDFSQGPLFREHIPKAATGSYTNVVATDGKLRQASYRRLGDYPAVVSISTLHDDTMAQWRSYVATLALIALPLLLATTAITWALHRQLVERERFERLLARRTSDLELANEELRHMAEISAHHLQEPLRTILSYAQLLVRKAGTGETAGLEEYLGFIRSGTDRMKAQLDALQRYLGVGQCRPLQPVPLQRLLDETIDLLAPRLEAAGTTITSGSLPEIMGDRQHLAGLFHHMISAILERRRPEQSQTIGVSAARDGDMWHLIVSSDNTAADFGDGETSFPLLGAGSSGDKGRGPTLSLALCRKIAQLHGGRLWAETTGDGESRLHVMLPAE, via the coding sequence ATGACTATGCCTAACGACGTGGGTCGACCTCTCAATTTACGCGCCAGCGCCACCGTGGTGGTGATGGGCCTGCTCGTCGCCCTGTTCATCATCGCGACCTTCAGCGCCATGGCCTGGCAAAGGCAGCGGGACCTGCTGCACGACCGCCAGAGCAGCAACGAGCGGCTGGCCGACACCCTGGCGGAACATGTCGACGGCATCTTCGGCCAATCCGCCCTGGTGCTGTCCATGATGGGCGAGCGGCTGGAGCGCGAGCATTCCGCTTCGCCCCACCCGGCCCATGACGGGACGTTCCGGACCTTTCTGGCCGCCGTGCTGAAGCAGGCGCCCATGGTGGCGGCGGCCCGCGTCATCACCCCGGACGGCGCCTATCTCCACAGCCACCCCGAATTGCCGCCCCAAGGGGTCGGCGTCGGCGACCGCGATTACGTCCAGGCCCATCTTCGAGGCGAGGTCGGGCTGTTCGTCGGCAAGCCGATCGTCAGCCGCGTCAACGGACGGCTGGTGCTGCCGGTCAGCCTGGCGCAGCGGAATTCCCAAGGCCGGCTTGACGCGATCCTGGCCGTGATGATCCAACTGGACGACATCAACGCCCTGTTCGAGTCCATCCGCCAGAAGCCCAACGGCACCATCGCCCTGTTCGGAGCCGAGGGAACCCTGCTGGCCCGCGGCCCCATGGACAATGACCTGATCGGCAAGGATTTCTCGCAAGGGCCGCTGTTCCGGGAACACATCCCCAAGGCGGCGACGGGCAGCTACACCAACGTGGTCGCCACCGACGGCAAGCTGCGCCAGGCCAGCTATCGGCGCCTGGGAGACTATCCGGCCGTGGTCTCCATCTCGACCCTGCACGACGACACCATGGCCCAGTGGCGGTCCTATGTCGCCACCCTGGCGCTTATCGCGCTGCCGCTGCTCCTGGCCACCACCGCCATCACCTGGGCGCTGCACCGGCAACTGGTGGAGCGCGAGCGGTTCGAACGTCTGCTCGCCCGGCGTACCTCCGATCTGGAACTGGCCAACGAGGAATTGCGCCACATGGCGGAAATTTCCGCCCACCACCTGCAGGAGCCGCTGCGCACCATCCTGTCCTACGCCCAACTGCTGGTGCGCAAGGCCGGCACGGGAGAGACGGCGGGGCTGGAGGAATACCTGGGCTTCATCCGCTCGGGAACCGACCGCATGAAGGCGCAGCTGGACGCCTTGCAACGCTATCTGGGGGTGGGTCAGTGCCGCCCGTTGCAACCGGTGCCGCTGCAGCGCCTTCTGGACGAGACCATCGACTTGCTCGCCCCCCGCCTGGAGGCCGCAGGCACCACCATCACCTCAGGAAGCCTGCCCGAGATCATGGGCGACCGCCAGCATCTGGCCGGCCTGTTCCACCACATGATTTCAGCCATTCTCGAGCGGCGGCGGCCCGAGCAGAGCCAGACCATCGGGGTCAGCGCGGCGCGGGATGGCGACATGTGGCACCTGATCGTCAGCTCCGACAATACCGCTGCCGATTTCGGCGACGGCGAAACCTCGTTCCCGCTGCTGGGCGCCGGCAGTTCCGGCGACAAGGGGCGCGGCCCGACGCTCAGCCTGGCGCTCTGCCGCAAGATCGCCCAGTTGCACGGCGGCCGCCTGTGGGCGGAAACCACCGGCGACGGCGAAAGCCGCCTGCACGTCATGTTGCCGGCGGAATAG
- a CDS encoding tetratricopeptide repeat protein gives MADDFAKAVELHQAGKLLDAVDIYQRILSADPYHEGANHLLGVACSQMGQFDLAIHLIGEAIRANGRVPDYHVNLGNALFSARRLPEAEAAYRRALALNPDIPEALFGLGNTLAQTGRLDEALTAQERALALRPGFVEALANMAGVLNRLGRPAEAVEKLRRAVAERPGEANLHADLGRALLASDRALEADISVCRALRLAPDSVPVLVAASDVIRGRGRIEEALEHAARAAELAPNYPPAVLILARQLRAMGRDELAAETYLRLAGIEGSGVSHLFEAANAMNEMGRLAEAVALYQTLLGREHDHSEVWNNLGNALREQGELERAAECYETAETLSPDDPIVMANRAALLGSLGRVEEAEVLSRRVVELSPGAAIPLSNLGQALYAQGRLAEAQEQFDAAGAADPANDDIRFHRGIVRLKQGDFAEGWALYEARWGNRKRREPHRHPGIPQWKGEPLDGRTLLLWSEQGFGDTLQFVRYAPLAAARGARVVLEVQPALVSLLATMPGIAEVVAVGGETGAIDLQSPLMSLPLAFGTMVETIPAVLPYLSPPPDRLEPWARRLNAGLAPGPRIGLVWAGDSREHDIECTLIDRRRSLALKQLEPLLAVDGVRFVSLQVGKQGLQARDEGRVADLTSGITDFADTAALINGLDLVISVDTSTAHLAAAMGKPVWLLSRFDGCWRWLTGRDDSPWYPGMRLYRQPKAGDWETPVARMAADLAAWLKRRG, from the coding sequence TTGGCCGACGATTTCGCCAAGGCCGTCGAGCTTCATCAGGCGGGGAAGCTGCTTGATGCGGTCGACATCTACCAGCGGATCCTGTCGGCCGATCCGTATCACGAGGGGGCCAACCATCTGCTGGGCGTGGCCTGTTCCCAGATGGGCCAGTTTGATCTGGCCATCCATCTGATCGGCGAGGCCATCCGCGCCAACGGCCGGGTTCCCGATTACCACGTCAACCTGGGCAACGCCCTGTTCAGCGCGCGGCGCCTGCCCGAGGCGGAAGCCGCCTACCGTCGCGCGCTGGCGCTCAATCCCGATATTCCCGAGGCGCTGTTCGGCCTGGGCAATACCCTGGCCCAGACCGGGCGCCTGGACGAGGCTTTGACCGCCCAGGAGCGGGCGCTCGCCCTGCGGCCGGGCTTCGTCGAGGCCCTGGCCAACATGGCCGGGGTGCTGAACCGCCTGGGCCGCCCCGCCGAGGCGGTGGAGAAATTGCGCCGCGCCGTGGCCGAACGCCCGGGCGAGGCCAATCTTCACGCCGATCTGGGCCGCGCCCTGCTGGCCTCGGACCGGGCGCTCGAGGCCGACATCTCCGTCTGCCGCGCTCTCAGGCTTGCCCCCGATTCCGTTCCGGTGCTGGTCGCCGCCTCGGACGTGATCCGGGGACGGGGCCGGATCGAGGAGGCGCTGGAGCATGCGGCGCGCGCCGCCGAGCTTGCCCCCAATTATCCCCCCGCCGTGCTGATCCTGGCCCGCCAGCTGCGGGCCATGGGACGTGATGAGCTCGCCGCCGAGACCTATCTGCGGCTGGCCGGTATCGAGGGGTCCGGGGTGTCCCACCTGTTCGAGGCTGCCAACGCCATGAACGAGATGGGCCGTCTGGCCGAGGCGGTGGCGCTTTACCAGACCCTGCTGGGCCGCGAGCACGATCATTCCGAGGTGTGGAACAATCTGGGCAACGCGCTGCGGGAACAGGGGGAACTGGAGCGCGCCGCCGAGTGCTACGAGACCGCCGAGACGCTGAGCCCCGACGACCCCATCGTTATGGCCAACCGGGCCGCCCTGCTGGGCAGCCTGGGCCGGGTCGAGGAGGCCGAGGTCTTGAGCCGCCGGGTGGTGGAGTTGTCGCCCGGCGCGGCCATCCCCTTAAGCAATCTGGGCCAGGCCCTGTACGCCCAGGGCCGCCTGGCCGAGGCCCAGGAACAGTTCGACGCCGCCGGAGCCGCCGACCCGGCCAATGACGACATCCGCTTTCACCGTGGCATCGTCCGTCTGAAGCAGGGCGACTTCGCCGAGGGCTGGGCGCTCTACGAGGCGCGCTGGGGCAACCGCAAGCGCCGGGAGCCCCATCGCCACCCCGGCATTCCGCAGTGGAAGGGCGAGCCCCTGGACGGGCGCACCCTGCTGCTGTGGTCGGAGCAGGGCTTCGGCGACACGCTGCAATTCGTCCGCTACGCCCCCCTGGCGGCGGCGCGGGGCGCCCGGGTGGTGCTGGAGGTGCAGCCCGCCCTGGTGTCGCTGCTGGCCACCATGCCCGGCATCGCCGAGGTGGTGGCGGTGGGCGGCGAGACCGGAGCGATCGACCTTCAATCGCCACTGATGAGCCTGCCGCTGGCCTTCGGCACCATGGTCGAGACCATTCCCGCCGTCCTTCCCTATCTGTCGCCGCCTCCCGACCGCCTGGAGCCCTGGGCGCGGCGGCTGAACGCCGGATTGGCTCCCGGCCCGCGCATCGGTCTGGTCTGGGCGGGCGATTCCCGCGAACACGATATCGAATGCACGCTGATCGACCGCCGGCGCTCGCTGGCGCTGAAACAGCTGGAGCCGCTTCTGGCGGTGGACGGCGTCCGTTTCGTCAGCCTGCAGGTGGGCAAGCAGGGGCTTCAGGCCAGGGACGAGGGCCGCGTCGCCGACCTCACTTCAGGCATCACCGATTTCGCCGACACCGCCGCCCTGATCAATGGCCTCGATCTGGTGATCAGCGTCGATACCTCGACGGCTCACCTCGCCGCCGCCATGGGCAAGCCGGTCTGGCTGCTGTCGCGCTTCGATGGCTGCTGGCGCTGGCTGACGGGCCGCGACGACAGCCCGTGGTATCCCGGCATGCGCCTCTACCGCCAGCCCAAGGCCGGCGACTGGGAGACGCCGGTGGCCCGCATGGCGGCGGATCTGGCGGCCTGGCTGAAGCGGCGCGGGTGA
- the greA gene encoding transcription elongation factor GreA, producing the protein MEKIPMTPAGLAQLEEELRTLKSVERPAVIRAIAEAREHGDLSENAEYHAARERQSFIEGRVSELEDIISRAQVIDIASLSGDQVRFGATVTLADEDSDDEVVYTIVGAHEADIKSGRMSVHSPLARALIGKHLGDTVEVTAPGGSKSYEIVDVRFG; encoded by the coding sequence ATGGAAAAGATCCCGATGACTCCGGCCGGGCTGGCCCAGCTGGAGGAAGAGCTGAGGACCCTGAAATCGGTGGAGCGCCCGGCGGTGATCCGGGCCATCGCCGAGGCGCGCGAGCACGGTGATCTGTCGGAAAACGCCGAATACCACGCGGCGCGCGAACGCCAGAGCTTCATCGAGGGTCGGGTTTCCGAGCTCGAAGACATCATCTCCCGCGCCCAGGTGATCGACATCGCCAGCCTGTCGGGCGATCAGGTGCGCTTCGGCGCCACCGTGACGCTCGCCGACGAGGATTCCGACGACGAGGTGGTCTACACCATCGTCGGCGCCCACGAGGCCGACATCAAGTCGGGCCGCATGAGCGTGCATTCGCCGCTGGCCCGCGCCCTGATCGGCAAGCATCTGGGCGACACCGTCGAGGTCACCGCGCCGGGCGGGTCCAAATCTTACGAGATCGTCGACGTCCGCTTCGGGTGA